Proteins from a single region of Fibrobacter sp. UWB5:
- the carA gene encoding glutamine-hydrolyzing carbamoyl-phosphate synthase small subunit yields the protein MNTDRFNWKAKREKKAFLALADGTVFRGYAFGAATDTVGEAVFNTGMAGYKQILTDPSYAGQFVVFTTAEVGAYAANHEKSESRDVFLNGIVVNSLDEVSKELNEESLHDYMLKHNKPGIAGVDTRALTIHLRNNGAQKAYLHVDGTDMSEEEAIQKAQEWVGLDGQDYASKVSDPNGYVLSTEGDLQVVALDFGIKTNILRNLVNQGMKVTVLPITATYEQIMAKNPDGVFLSNGPADPNSLPQVVDVVKKLLGKIPLMGICLGNQLLGLAFGANVSKLKFGHHGCNHPVKNVKTGAVEITSQNHNYAIDAITLPEEVEVTHINLNDNTVEGIRHTTLPAFSVQYHPESAPGPNDSLYLFSEFRQMIEEFKAKQVSTPKPAEVPKEVKNVLL from the coding sequence ATGAATACTGATAGATTCAACTGGAAAGCGAAACGCGAAAAGAAGGCGTTTCTGGCACTGGCAGACGGAACCGTTTTCAGGGGCTACGCCTTTGGCGCTGCTACCGACACCGTCGGCGAAGCCGTGTTCAACACCGGTATGGCCGGTTACAAGCAGATCTTGACTGACCCCTCTTACGCGGGCCAGTTCGTGGTGTTCACCACCGCCGAAGTCGGCGCCTACGCTGCAAACCATGAAAAGTCCGAATCGCGCGACGTGTTCCTGAACGGCATCGTCGTGAACTCGTTGGACGAAGTTTCCAAGGAACTGAACGAAGAAAGCCTGCACGACTACATGCTCAAGCACAACAAGCCGGGCATTGCAGGCGTCGACACCCGCGCCCTCACGATCCACCTGCGCAACAACGGTGCCCAGAAGGCCTACCTGCACGTAGACGGCACCGACATGAGCGAAGAAGAAGCAATCCAGAAGGCTCAGGAATGGGTCGGTCTGGACGGCCAGGACTACGCTAGCAAGGTCTCTGACCCGAACGGCTACGTGCTCAGCACTGAAGGTGACTTGCAGGTGGTCGCACTCGATTTCGGTATCAAGACGAACATCCTGAGAAACCTGGTGAACCAGGGCATGAAGGTCACGGTACTCCCGATTACCGCTACCTACGAACAGATCATGGCAAAGAACCCCGACGGCGTGTTCCTCTCCAACGGCCCTGCCGACCCGAACAGCCTTCCGCAGGTGGTCGATGTCGTCAAGAAACTCTTGGGCAAGATTCCTCTGATGGGCATTTGCCTGGGCAACCAGTTGCTCGGCCTCGCTTTTGGCGCAAATGTCTCTAAGCTCAAGTTCGGCCACCACGGTTGCAATCATCCGGTCAAGAACGTAAAGACTGGCGCCGTCGAAATCACGAGCCAGAACCACAACTACGCTATCGATGCTATTACGCTCCCCGAAGAAGTCGAAGTCACTCACATCAACCTGAACGACAACACGGTCGAAGGCATCCGCCACACGACGCTGCCGGCATTCAGCGTGCAGTACCACCCGGAATCCGCTCCGGGCCCGAACGATTCTCTCTACCTGTTTAGTGAATTCAGACAAATGATCGAAGAATTCAAAGCAAAACAAGTCAGCACCCCCAAGCCCGCTGAAGTCCCCAAAGAGGTAAAAAATGTCCTCCTCTAA
- a CDS encoding CTP synthase — translation MSSSKAAAKKQTKYIFITGGVVSSLGKGITSASLALLLKSRGYKVFMQKLDPYLNVDPGTMSPYQHGEVFVTDDGYETDLDLGHYERFAGVQCSKASSYTSGRIYSSVLAKERAGKYLGGTVQVIPHITNEIKDAFRSAAESGADIVLCEIGGVAGDIESLPFLEAARQFRFEVGVENTCFIHLVLVPYLKAAGELKTKPSQHSVAELRNIGIFPDILVCRTEMTIPQDHLDKLALFCNVKPECVIEEKDVKDSVYAVPRELSKQELDLRVLEQLHLSVHPIIHSEWDKLVKKATQPKYECTIALVGKYIAIRDAYKSVHEALQHAGMEHNAKVKVECIEAEELEKNPNLIKNADGILIPGGFGSRGVNGKCVAIKYAREHKIPLLGICLGMQCCVIEFARNVLGWKDANSTEFDEKTAHPVIDLMDEQKNVTEKGGTMRLGAYPCKLMKDSNAAKLYKSEKISERHRHRYEFNYNSEFRKELEKAGLKIAGTSPDGKLVEMVEIKNHPYFEACQFHPEFKSRPTAPHPLFSGLVKAALAQKNGKTKTATAKAAQKNLNGGKKNA, via the coding sequence ATGTCCTCCTCTAAAGCTGCCGCAAAAAAACAGACCAAGTACATTTTCATTACCGGCGGCGTGGTAAGTTCGCTCGGCAAAGGAATCACCTCCGCTTCGCTCGCTCTCCTCCTCAAGAGCCGCGGCTACAAGGTGTTCATGCAAAAGCTCGACCCGTACCTGAACGTGGACCCGGGTACCATGAGCCCTTACCAGCACGGCGAAGTTTTCGTGACCGACGACGGCTACGAAACCGACCTTGATTTGGGCCACTACGAACGTTTCGCAGGCGTGCAGTGCTCCAAGGCTTCCAGCTACACTTCGGGCCGCATCTATTCTTCTGTGCTTGCCAAGGAACGCGCCGGTAAATACCTGGGCGGTACCGTGCAGGTCATCCCGCACATCACCAACGAAATCAAGGATGCCTTCCGTTCTGCAGCCGAAAGCGGCGCCGACATCGTGCTCTGCGAAATCGGCGGTGTCGCAGGCGACATCGAATCGCTTCCGTTCCTCGAAGCCGCAAGGCAGTTCCGTTTTGAAGTCGGCGTCGAAAACACCTGCTTTATCCACCTGGTTTTGGTGCCTTACCTGAAGGCCGCAGGCGAACTCAAGACAAAGCCTTCGCAGCACTCGGTTGCCGAACTCCGCAACATCGGTATCTTCCCGGACATTCTCGTGTGCCGTACCGAAATGACGATCCCGCAAGATCACTTGGACAAGCTCGCGCTCTTCTGCAACGTGAAGCCCGAATGCGTCATTGAAGAAAAGGACGTGAAGGACTCCGTTTACGCCGTGCCTCGCGAACTTTCCAAGCAGGAACTCGACCTCCGCGTGCTTGAACAGCTCCATCTGAGCGTGCACCCGATTATCCACTCCGAATGGGACAAACTCGTCAAGAAGGCTACCCAGCCCAAGTACGAATGCACCATCGCGCTGGTGGGCAAGTACATCGCCATCCGCGACGCCTACAAGTCCGTGCACGAAGCCTTGCAGCACGCCGGCATGGAACACAATGCCAAGGTGAAGGTGGAATGCATCGAAGCCGAAGAACTTGAAAAGAATCCGAACCTCATCAAGAATGCCGACGGCATCTTGATTCCGGGAGGTTTCGGTAGCCGCGGCGTGAACGGCAAGTGTGTTGCCATCAAGTATGCCCGCGAGCACAAAATTCCGCTGCTCGGCATTTGCCTTGGCATGCAGTGCTGCGTGATTGAATTTGCGCGCAACGTACTCGGCTGGAAGGACGCCAACTCCACGGAATTCGACGAAAAGACAGCCCACCCGGTCATTGACTTGATGGACGAACAGAAGAACGTCACCGAAAAGGGCGGCACCATGCGCCTCGGCGCTTACCCGTGCAAGCTCATGAAGGATTCCAACGCCGCAAAGCTTTACAAGAGCGAAAAGATTAGCGAACGCCATCGTCACCGCTACGAATTCAACTACAATAGCGAATTCCGCAAGGAACTCGAAAAGGCCGGTCTGAAAATCGCCGGCACATCGCCCGACGGCAAGCTCGTAGAAATGGTGGAAATCAAGAACCACCCCTACTTTGAAGCCTGCCAGTTCCATCCGGAATTCAAGAGCCGTCCTACGGCACCGCACCCGCTGTTCAGCGGACTTGTAAAAGCCGCTCTTGCACAGAAAAATGGCAAAACAAAAACCGCGACCGCAAAAGCCGCGCAGAAGAATTTGAATGGAGGCAAAAAGAATGCCTAA
- the carB gene encoding carbamoyl-phosphate synthase large subunit: MPKRTDIKKIMLIGSGPIVIGQGCEFDYSGVQACKVLRREGYEVVLVNSNPATIMTDPEMADRTYIEPLSVDILHEIIRRERPDALLPTLGGQTALNLAMELNERGILDRYQVELIGAKAESIQRAEDRHLFKEAMLKIGLDLPRSGSAHSMSEATAIANTIGSWPLIIRPGFTLGGTGGGIAHNPEEFETIVNRGLDASLNNEVLIEESLLGWKEFEMEVMRDKKGNAVIVCSIENLDPMGVHTGDSITVAPIQSLDDRAYQAMRDDSLKVMEAIGVETGGSNVQWAIEPKTGRRIIIEMNPRVSRSSALASKATGFPIAKIAALLAVGYTLDELRNDITQTTPSCFEPALDYVVVKVPRFTFEKFPKADSTLGTQMKSVGEAMAIGSNFKQAMQKALRSLETGYGGFGSCAKCEKFKEYDDETLTKEVARPSAERIFVLYEAFRRGWSIEKLYELTKIDRYFLRHLEELAYFEDEIKAAKSLAGLAKNIPLFRQAKEFGFSDIQIAYMFHKRPEDVMEVRKQIGLKPSYYSVDTCAGEFEAITPYYYSCWAENSEPVRTIIGNRGKKRIMVLGGGPNRIGQGIEFDYCCCHAAFTLRREGYEVIMVNSNPETVSTDYDTSDKLYFEPLTLEDVMGIYERENCAGVIVQFGGQTPLNLAMRLKKAGANVVGTSPEDIDLAEDRDFFKQLVDKVGIKQAASGIAHNVEEALAIVDRIGYPVLVRPSFVLGGRGMVIVYKEKYLRKFVEEAAAIGEGKPILIDRFLEDATELDVDCISDGKHTVVGAIMEHVEPAGIHSGDSASVIPPMTLSKEIQDKVRQYAKDFARELHVVGLMNMQLAVKDGELYMIEVNPRASRTVPFVSKSIGVPLASYASRCMLGESLEQIGFTEEVRVPYVSVKEAVFPFVKFPGVDITLSPEMKSTGEVMSLDRDRGLAYLKSQLAAGNKVPSEGNIFVSLKDEDKQKAVPLIKRLVDMGYQIYATRGTSTMLYNEGIKTRAVFRISRGRPNLLDLIHDKEVQWIVNTTENGAEAMVDEIQMRSKAVVSGIPITTTIAALTSTVEGLMDKHDFGRFEVCSLQEYHRHVKK; the protein is encoded by the coding sequence ATGCCTAAGCGTACAGACATCAAGAAGATTATGCTCATTGGTTCTGGCCCGATCGTGATTGGCCAGGGCTGCGAATTCGACTACTCCGGCGTGCAGGCCTGTAAGGTGTTGCGCCGCGAAGGTTACGAAGTGGTGCTCGTGAACTCCAACCCGGCCACTATCATGACCGACCCCGAAATGGCCGACCGCACCTACATCGAGCCACTGAGCGTCGATATTCTGCACGAAATCATCCGTCGCGAACGTCCGGACGCCTTGCTCCCCACACTCGGTGGCCAGACCGCTTTGAACCTCGCCATGGAACTCAATGAACGCGGCATTTTGGACCGCTACCAGGTGGAACTTATCGGTGCAAAGGCCGAATCCATCCAGCGCGCCGAAGACCGCCACCTGTTCAAGGAAGCCATGCTCAAGATTGGCCTGGACCTCCCACGTTCCGGTTCCGCACACTCCATGAGCGAAGCAACCGCTATCGCTAACACCATCGGCAGCTGGCCGCTGATTATCCGTCCGGGCTTTACGCTGGGCGGCACGGGCGGCGGTATCGCCCACAACCCTGAAGAATTCGAAACCATCGTGAACCGCGGTTTGGACGCATCGCTCAACAACGAAGTGCTTATCGAAGAATCGCTGCTTGGCTGGAAAGAATTCGAAATGGAAGTCATGCGCGATAAGAAGGGCAACGCCGTTATCGTCTGCTCCATCGAAAACCTCGACCCCATGGGCGTGCACACCGGCGACTCCATCACGGTTGCTCCGATCCAGAGCCTCGATGACCGCGCCTACCAGGCCATGCGTGACGACTCCCTGAAGGTCATGGAAGCTATCGGCGTGGAAACCGGCGGATCCAACGTTCAGTGGGCTATCGAACCCAAGACTGGTCGCCGCATCATCATCGAAATGAACCCCCGCGTATCCCGTTCTTCTGCACTTGCTTCTAAGGCAACGGGCTTCCCCATCGCAAAGATTGCAGCCCTCCTTGCCGTGGGCTACACGCTCGACGAACTCCGCAACGACATTACGCAAACGACCCCGAGTTGCTTTGAACCGGCACTCGACTACGTTGTCGTGAAAGTCCCGCGCTTCACCTTCGAAAAATTCCCGAAGGCCGATTCTACACTCGGCACCCAGATGAAGTCTGTGGGCGAAGCAATGGCTATCGGCTCCAACTTCAAGCAGGCCATGCAGAAGGCCCTGCGCTCGCTCGAAACAGGTTACGGTGGATTCGGTTCTTGCGCCAAGTGCGAAAAGTTCAAGGAATACGACGACGAAACGCTCACCAAGGAAGTCGCCCGTCCGAGCGCCGAACGCATCTTCGTGCTGTACGAAGCCTTCCGTCGCGGCTGGAGCATTGAAAAACTTTACGAGCTCACCAAGATTGACCGCTACTTTTTGCGTCACTTGGAAGAACTCGCCTACTTCGAAGACGAAATCAAGGCCGCCAAGTCTCTCGCCGGCCTCGCCAAGAATATTCCGCTGTTCCGCCAGGCCAAGGAATTCGGCTTTAGCGATATCCAGATTGCCTACATGTTCCACAAACGCCCCGAAGACGTCATGGAAGTGCGTAAGCAGATTGGCCTCAAGCCGAGCTACTACTCCGTAGACACTTGCGCCGGCGAATTCGAAGCCATTACGCCGTATTATTACAGCTGCTGGGCCGAAAATTCCGAACCGGTCCGCACGATTATCGGCAACCGCGGCAAAAAGCGCATCATGGTGCTCGGCGGCGGCCCGAACCGAATCGGTCAGGGTATCGAATTTGACTACTGCTGCTGCCACGCCGCCTTTACGCTGCGTCGCGAAGGCTACGAAGTCATCATGGTGAACTCGAACCCCGAAACGGTTTCCACCGACTACGATACCTCCGACAAGCTCTACTTTGAACCGCTCACGCTCGAAGACGTGATGGGCATTTACGAACGCGAAAACTGCGCGGGCGTGATTGTGCAATTCGGTGGCCAGACTCCGCTGAACCTCGCCATGCGTCTCAAGAAGGCCGGCGCAAACGTCGTAGGTACAAGTCCCGAAGACATTGACCTCGCCGAAGACCGCGACTTCTTCAAGCAGCTGGTCGACAAGGTCGGTATCAAACAGGCCGCATCTGGCATCGCCCACAACGTGGAAGAAGCCTTGGCTATTGTCGACCGCATTGGCTACCCCGTGCTTGTGCGCCCGAGCTTCGTTCTCGGCGGCCGCGGCATGGTGATTGTCTATAAGGAAAAATACCTCCGCAAGTTCGTAGAAGAAGCTGCCGCCATTGGTGAAGGCAAGCCGATTCTCATCGACCGCTTCTTGGAAGACGCCACCGAACTCGACGTGGACTGCATCAGCGACGGTAAGCACACCGTGGTGGGCGCCATCATGGAACACGTGGAACCCGCAGGCATCCACTCCGGCGACTCCGCAAGCGTGATTCCGCCCATGACGCTTTCCAAGGAAATCCAGGACAAGGTTCGTCAATACGCGAAGGACTTTGCAAGGGAACTCCACGTGGTCGGCCTCATGAACATGCAGCTCGCCGTGAAGGATGGCGAACTCTACATGATCGAAGTGAACCCGCGCGCATCCCGCACCGTTCCGTTCGTGTCCAAGTCCATCGGCGTTCCGCTCGCAAGTTACGCAAGCCGCTGCATGCTCGGCGAATCCCTCGAACAAATCGGCTTTACCGAAGAAGTCCGCGTGCCTTACGTGAGCGTCAAGGAAGCCGTGTTCCCGTTCGTCAAGTTCCCGGGCGTGGATATCACGCTTTCTCCGGAAATGAAGTCCACCGGCGAAGTCATGAGCCTCGATCGCGACCGCGGCCTTGCCTACCTCAAGAGCCAGCTCGCTGCAGGCAACAAGGTGCCGAGCGAAGGCAACATTTTCGTCTCGCTCAAGGACGAAGACAAGCAGAAGGCCGTTCCGCTCATCAAGCGCCTCGTAGACATGGGCTACCAGATTTACGCCACCCGCGGCACCTCGACGATGCTTTACAACGAAGGCATCAAGACCCGCGCCGTGTTCCGCATCTCCCGTGGCCGCCCGAACCTGCTGGACCTCATTCACGACAAGGAAGTCCAGTGGATCGTGAACACCACCGAGAACGGCGCCGAAGCCATGGTCGATGAAATCCAGATGCGCTCCAAGGCTGTGGTCTCTGGCATCCCCATCACCACGACGATTGCCGCCCTCACCTCTACCGTGGAAGGCCTCATGGACAAGCACGACTTCGGCCGCTTCGAAGTCTGCAGCCTCCAAGAGTACCATAGGCACGTGAAGAAGTAA
- a CDS encoding glycoside hydrolase family 30 beta sandwich domain-containing protein yields MTVSIKGFSLFAGSIAFWGTLASAATINVDMDKEYQRISGFGAASAWAGSITDKNAAFLWDSTSGAGLTLHRIRIAPDGTTSETSIAKKASEYGVKVWAAPWTSKYTVNYDGDKKHLDFNHAQDWANTILKFTQDMRKAGVNLYAISSQNEPDGTGDNHYEPDELARWVGDYLGPTLDTTGIKIIGTEAINWYGFPNYKKAFFNNPAALKYTDIFGTHEYGGDPAAYPEIHEAGKEFWETEVYDLGSNKEDVGMGSALRVAGVIHDALTIANMNAWHFWWIYSCSEASCGNGALWPQGQGNPDNVEPTKRLWVMGNFSRFARPGSMRIDATKNPERDVKVTAYRDSLKTKIAVVILNSKNEEFKADFDFGNTKIGSFKPYVTDDNNNLKEGDEVQVDDTKCSYSVPARSATTVEFILWQEPKVEPPADSTEAIAFGFSAPKSLQSTYKVFSPLGAFVGEFQAGHIGELRNAMTSAGLSRGVYMIKRGNAKTQYMVLK; encoded by the coding sequence ATGACGGTTTCAATAAAGGGATTTTCTCTTTTTGCGGGGTCCATCGCATTTTGGGGCACTCTTGCCAGTGCTGCTACGATAAACGTTGACATGGACAAAGAATACCAGCGCATCAGTGGCTTTGGGGCCGCCTCGGCATGGGCCGGTTCCATCACCGACAAGAATGCCGCCTTCCTTTGGGACTCTACCAGTGGCGCAGGGCTTACGCTGCACCGCATCCGCATCGCTCCGGACGGCACCACCTCCGAAACAAGTATCGCCAAAAAGGCGAGTGAATACGGCGTCAAAGTTTGGGCTGCCCCATGGACATCCAAATACACCGTAAATTACGACGGTGACAAAAAGCATTTGGATTTCAATCACGCTCAGGACTGGGCCAACACCATCTTGAAGTTTACGCAAGATATGCGGAAGGCTGGCGTTAATCTATATGCAATTTCGTCGCAAAACGAGCCCGACGGCACCGGAGACAACCACTACGAACCCGATGAATTGGCACGTTGGGTCGGCGACTACCTTGGCCCCACCCTCGATACCACGGGCATCAAAATTATTGGCACCGAAGCTATCAACTGGTATGGATTCCCCAATTACAAAAAAGCTTTCTTCAACAACCCTGCCGCCTTGAAATACACGGACATTTTTGGGACGCACGAATACGGCGGAGACCCGGCCGCTTACCCCGAAATTCACGAAGCCGGCAAGGAATTCTGGGAAACCGAAGTCTATGATCTTGGAAGTAACAAGGAAGACGTGGGCATGGGAAGTGCTCTCCGCGTTGCAGGTGTAATCCATGACGCCCTGACTATTGCGAACATGAACGCCTGGCATTTCTGGTGGATTTATTCCTGCAGCGAAGCCAGCTGCGGCAACGGAGCCCTCTGGCCGCAAGGACAAGGCAACCCCGACAATGTGGAGCCTACCAAGCGACTCTGGGTCATGGGGAACTTCAGCCGTTTCGCGCGACCCGGCTCCATGAGAATCGACGCCACCAAGAATCCCGAAAGAGATGTAAAGGTCACTGCCTACCGCGACTCCCTCAAGACGAAAATTGCAGTCGTCATTCTCAATTCCAAGAATGAGGAATTCAAGGCGGACTTTGACTTCGGAAACACAAAAATTGGAAGCTTCAAGCCCTACGTCACCGACGACAACAATAACCTCAAGGAAGGTGACGAAGTTCAGGTTGACGATACAAAGTGCAGTTACAGCGTTCCGGCCCGCAGTGCAACGACAGTCGAATTCATTCTGTGGCAGGAACCAAAGGTGGAACCGCCCGCAGATTCTACAGAGGCTATCGCCTTCGGATTTTCTGCCCCCAAAAGCCTCCAAAGCACATATAAGGTGTTTAGCCCGCTTGGAGCGTTTGTTGGCGAATTCCAGGCCGGACATATCGGTGAACTCCGCAACGCCATGACAAGCGCAGGCCTAAGCCGCGGCGTGTACATGATCAAACGTGGCAATGCCAAAACGCAATACATGGTTTTGAAATAG
- a CDS encoding flavodoxin family protein, which produces MKVVLFNGSRREKGCTYTALNIVADELNAAGIETEIFFVGGRVLKGETEAVVHEAKEILKSADAVVYGSPVYYASPSGEMLMFLDRLYGLAEAELLFKPAATLASARRAGTSATLDALNKYPTYAQQPLVTSRYWNMVHGSSPEDVLKDEEGVQIMRELGRNMAWLLKSIEAGKQAGIAQPVAEKKIYTNFIR; this is translated from the coding sequence ATGAAAGTCGTCTTGTTCAACGGCAGCCGTCGCGAAAAGGGCTGCACCTACACAGCACTGAACATTGTCGCGGACGAACTCAACGCCGCAGGCATCGAAACCGAAATCTTCTTTGTCGGGGGCCGCGTGCTCAAGGGTGAAACGGAAGCCGTCGTCCACGAAGCCAAGGAAATCTTGAAGTCCGCCGACGCAGTCGTTTACGGTTCGCCGGTCTACTACGCCTCCCCCAGCGGCGAAATGCTGATGTTCCTCGACAGGCTCTACGGCCTCGCCGAAGCGGAACTGCTTTTCAAGCCCGCCGCCACGCTTGCTTCGGCTCGCCGCGCAGGCACCAGCGCCACCCTCGACGCACTGAACAAGTACCCCACCTACGCGCAGCAGCCCTTGGTGACCTCGCGCTACTGGAACATGGTCCACGGCTCCAGTCCCGAAGACGTACTCAAGGACGAAGAAGGCGTGCAGATCATGCGCGAACTCGGCCGCAACATGGCTTGGCTCCTCAAGAGCATCGAAGCGGGCAAGCAGGCGGGCATTGCGCAGCCTGTTGCCGAAAAGAAAATTTATACGAACTTCATCCGCTAA
- a CDS encoding cation diffusion facilitator family transporter produces the protein MNETENRQKVIVRTSIIGIAANIVLSAFKAFVGFATNSIAVTLDAVNNLSDALSSVITIVGAKLSNKLPDKKHPLGYGRIEYLSAMVVAAIVLYAGGTSAVESVKKIIHPEAADYSTASLVIIASAVVVKLVLGKFVKRQGERVNSGALVASGADALFDAILSLSVLASAIVFILTGISLEAYVGLVISGFIIKSGIGMLIETLDDILGKRADGDLVKKIKALLTEEPQVRGAYDVILNNYGPDKFLGSVHLELPDTMTVEEVDVLTRRVQARVLKETGVILTGVGVYSHNTKNDEASKIRSNVLKLVKEHPWALQLHGFYVNLEDRIMRFDVVMNFEIKPQEGLDILHKEIGEAYPDYDLHIAADIDAS, from the coding sequence ATGAACGAAACGGAAAACCGTCAAAAGGTCATTGTCCGAACAAGCATCATCGGCATTGCGGCAAACATCGTGCTGTCCGCATTCAAGGCATTCGTCGGCTTTGCAACCAACTCCATCGCTGTGACGCTCGATGCAGTGAACAACCTTTCTGACGCTTTGTCCTCGGTCATTACGATTGTGGGCGCAAAACTTTCGAACAAGTTGCCCGACAAAAAACACCCGCTCGGTTACGGTCGAATCGAATACTTGAGCGCAATGGTAGTTGCGGCAATCGTGCTTTACGCCGGCGGTACCTCGGCGGTGGAATCGGTCAAGAAGATTATCCACCCCGAAGCAGCGGACTACTCCACGGCTTCGTTGGTGATTATCGCCTCGGCAGTAGTGGTAAAACTCGTGCTCGGCAAATTCGTGAAACGCCAAGGCGAACGCGTAAACTCAGGCGCACTCGTGGCATCGGGTGCAGACGCCCTGTTCGACGCCATTCTCTCCCTTTCGGTGCTGGCTTCGGCCATCGTCTTCATTCTCACAGGCATTTCGCTTGAAGCCTACGTAGGCCTCGTGATTTCAGGATTCATCATCAAGTCGGGCATCGGCATGCTGATCGAAACCCTGGACGACATTCTGGGCAAGCGCGCCGATGGCGACCTGGTCAAGAAAATCAAGGCGCTACTCACCGAAGAACCGCAAGTCCGCGGCGCTTACGACGTCATTCTCAACAATTACGGTCCAGACAAGTTTCTCGGTTCCGTGCACTTGGAACTCCCCGACACCATGACCGTCGAAGAAGTCGACGTACTGACCCGCAGGGTACAGGCACGCGTACTCAAGGAAACTGGCGTGATTCTCACGGGCGTAGGTGTGTATTCACACAACACCAAGAATGACGAAGCTTCCAAAATTCGCAGCAACGTGTTGAAGTTGGTAAAGGAGCACCCTTGGGCATTGCAACTCCACGGCTTTTATGTGAACCTTGAAGATCGCATCATGCGTTTTGATGTGGTCATGAATTTCGAGATCAAGCCGCAAGAAGGCCTGGACATTCTGCACAAGGAAATCGGCGAAGCCTACCCCGACTACGATTTACATATCGCCGCCGATATTGACGCATCGTAG
- the bioD gene encoding dethiobiotin synthase codes for MSKGYFVTATGTDVGKTFITALLVKKWRDSGIDAGYYKAALSGAELRDGKWVAGDADYVTRIANLPDSQEQLVSYVYKEAVSPHLAARKEGNPVELAKVKDDFDAARNRHEFIFAEGSGGIICPIRYDDQKVFLVDIMKMLDLPLVIVTTAALGSINACVLTVEYARSCGLDVRGLIVNRYGSSGNLEMEDDNIRMMQDLTGLEILAKVKNGDTDLGVKPF; via the coding sequence ATGTCCAAAGGTTATTTCGTTACAGCGACCGGAACCGATGTCGGCAAGACCTTCATTACCGCCCTTCTCGTAAAAAAATGGCGCGATTCCGGCATTGATGCGGGCTACTACAAGGCCGCCCTCAGCGGCGCAGAACTCCGCGATGGCAAATGGGTCGCAGGTGACGCTGATTACGTGACGCGCATCGCAAACCTCCCTGATTCGCAAGAGCAGCTCGTGAGCTATGTCTATAAAGAAGCTGTCTCGCCACATCTCGCTGCCCGCAAAGAAGGCAACCCAGTAGAACTCGCGAAAGTCAAAGATGATTTTGATGCGGCCCGCAATCGCCACGAATTCATTTTCGCCGAAGGCAGCGGCGGAATCATTTGCCCCATCCGCTACGATGACCAGAAAGTATTCCTCGTCGATATCATGAAAATGTTGGACCTTCCGCTGGTTATTGTTACGACAGCGGCTCTCGGCTCCATTAACGCTTGCGTGCTCACCGTAGAATACGCCCGCAGCTGTGGCCTCGATGTTCGCGGCCTCATCGTGAATCGCTACGGCTCTAGCGGTAACCTCGAAATGGAAGACGATAACATCCGTATGATGCAGGATTTGACGGGGCTTGAAATCCTTGCAAAAGTAAAAAACGGCGACACCGATCTAGGTGTCAAGCCGTTTTAA